One part of the Salmo salar chromosome ssa10, Ssal_v3.1, whole genome shotgun sequence genome encodes these proteins:
- the LOC106560371 gene encoding forkhead box protein F2 — protein sequence MTTETSQQQLDPPPPLRSSPASGVLHPAMMSPQAAMDNSSTGAKGKKASSGLRRPEKPPYSYIALIVMAIQSSPTKRLTLSEIYQFLQARFPFFRGSYQGWKNSVRHNLSLNECFIKLPKGLGRPGKGHYWTIDPASEFMFEEGSFRRRPRGFRRKCQALKPMYRMMNGIGFGTSILPQSFEFQAPGSLACHSNSYNLDMMTNSLAGGYDGLSGHHVPHMSPSPGSTYMASCPVTSNGEYGGPDSSSSPVPSSPAMASALDGHGHSPYASTSGHWASPGGSPYIKQQPLASSSPASSGLHSGMSPYSLEQSYLHQNARDTADISVGIPRYQSHSSPVVDRKDFVLNFNGISSFHPSGSGSYYHHHHHHHHHQSLCQDVKPCVM from the exons ATGACGACCGAGACTTCTCAGCAGCAGCTGGACCCACCGCCTCCCCTGAGGTCCAGCCCGGCCTCCGGTGTCCTGCACCCCGCCATGATGAGCCCACAGGCCGCCATGGACAATTCCTCGACCGGGGCCAAAGGCAAGAAGGCGAGCTCCGGACTGAGGCGACCAGAGAAGCCTCCCTACTCCTACATTGCGCTCATCGTCATGGCGATACAGAGCTCACCTACCAAGAGGCTGACTCTAAGTGAGATCTATCAGTTTCTCCAGGCCCGGTTCCCCTTCTTCAGAGGATCCTACCAGGGCTGGAAGAACTCCGTCCGGCACAACCTTTCCCTAAACGAGTGCTTTATCAAGCTGCCAAAAGGGCTGGGCAGGCCGGGGAAAGGCCACTACTGGACCATCGACCCGGCCAGCGAGTTCATGTTCGAAGAGGGCTCGTTCCGCCGCAGACCCAGGGGCTTCCGGAGAAAATGCCAAGCCCTAAAGCCCATGTACCGGATGATGAACGGGATAGGCTTCGGTACTTCCATTTTGCCGCAGAGCTTTGAATTTCAGGCGCCCGGGTCTCTGGCGTGTCATAGCAACAGTTACAACTTGGACATGATGACCAACTCCTTGGCCGGTGGTTACGACGGGCTGAGCGGCCACCACGTACCTCACATGTCCCCGAGCCCCGGGTCCACGTACATGGCCAGCTGTCCGGTAACGTCCAACGGGGAATACGGTGGACCGGACAGTAGCAGCAGCCCTGTGCCCTCGTCCCCGGCTATGGCCAGTGCGTTGGACGGTCACGGTCATTCTCCATATGCCAGTACCTCCGGACACTGGGCGTCTCCCGGCGGCTCCCCGTACATCAAGCAGCAGCCTCTGGCCTCCAGCAGCCCGGCGTCCTCTGGGCTACACTCCGGCATGTCCCCCTACTCCCTGGAGCAGAGCTACCTCCACCAGAACGCCAGGGACACCGCCGATATCTCAG tggggaTCCCTCGCTACCAAAGCCACTCCTCACCCGTGGTCGACAGGAAGGATTTTGTCCTGAATTTTAACGGCATCTCCTCGTTCCATCCCTCAGGTAGTGGATcttactatcatcatcatcaccatcaccaccatcaccaaagCCTTTGTCAAGACGTCAAGCCGTGCGTGATGTGA
- the LOC106560372 gene encoding forkhead box protein Q1 — MKLEVFSASHFVQKPMEVCSHSDAEGSVPSPLSGDELGSDGDCVANSPAPAIPSSSDGKGKPYTRRPKPPYSYIALIAMAIRDSGSGRLTLAEINDYLMKKFPFFRGSYTGWRNSVRHNLSLNDCFLKVLRDPSRPWGKDNYWMLNPHSEYTFADGVFRRRRKRITKSRSGGSNKDTETPDTQTPGEETRISAPASVPSREERVMGAKFSSASSSFSIDSILSKPFIRREDRDHTDRNSAHANPGAHRLYWPAGAHHMLPYTLAYPPLPAVMAHAHAQHSYHQVSTGASHMLNVYRCSLAEHAEHTRDPLTALHMTSQGHMPNSEAAFSPVKMHTARVGSCHPFQIDSLLS, encoded by the coding sequence atgaaACTTGAAGTGTTCTCCGCAAGCCACTTCGTTCAGAAGCCTATGGAGGTTTGCAGTCACAGTGATGCGGAAGGTAGCGTCCCCTCTCCCCTATCCGGGGACGAGCTGGGCTCAGACGGGGACTGCGTGGCCAACAGCCCGGCACCTGCTATCCCGAGCAGCAGCGATGGCAAGGGAAAGCCCTACACCCGCAGACCCAAGCCGCCCTACTCCTACATCGCACTCATCGCCATGGCCATCCGGGACTCCGGCAGCGGCCGGTTGACTCTGGCTGAGATCAACGACTACTTGATGAAGAAGTTCCCGTTCTTCCGGGGCAGCTACACCGGCTGGCGGAACTCGGTGCGCCACAACCTGTCGCTGAACGACTGTTTCCTCAAGGTGCTCCGGGACCCTTCCAGGCCATGGGGCAAGGACAACTACTGGATGCTGAACCCGCACAGCGAGTACACCTTCGCTGACGGGGTGTTCCGTCGCAGGAGGAAGCGCATCACTAAGAGCCGATCCGGTGGTTCCAATAAGGACACCGAGACCCCTGACACCCAGACACCAGGCGAGGAGACTCGCATCTCGGCCCCTGCATCTGTGCCCTCCCGGGAGGAGAGGGTGATGGGAGCCAAGTTCTCCAGCGCTTCCAGCTCCTTCTCCATCGATAGTATCCTCAGCAAGCCCTTCATACGTAGGGAGGACAGAGACCACACCGATAGAAACAGTGCACATGCCAACCCCGGTGCGCACCGGCTCTACTGGCCCGCGGGTGCTCACCACATGCTGCCCTACACACTGGCCTACCCACCGCTACCCGCTGTTAtggcacacgcacatgcacagcaCTCGTACCACCAGGTCAGCACCGGCGCGTCACACATGTTGAACGTGTACAGGTGCAGCCTCGCGGAGCATGCAGAGCACACCAGGGACCCACTCACAGCTCTCCACATGACGTCGCAGGGCCACATGCCAAACTCCGAGGCTGCTTTCTCCCCTGTGAAGATGCACACAGCGCGAGTTGGCAGCTGTCATCCTTTCCAGATAGATTCATTGCTCTCCTAA